In the genome of Saprospira sp. CCB-QB6, one region contains:
- a CDS encoding amidohydrolase, translating to MNITLVQADLVWEKPAANLAHFDELLAPLAQAQTDLIILPEMFNTGFSMQPQKLAEPMMGLSMQWMQQKAEAFGAVLAASLIIEEQGKYFNRFVWMPPTGEYKIYDKKHLFSMAQEDMHYEAGQERIIIEYKGWRICPFICYDLRFPAWNRNWEEEQYDLAIYVANWPDKRSAHWRALLQARAIENQVYVAAVNRVGLDGTDLYYSGFSSFIAPDGEILFQSKAVEQIKSIEINIDQLLDIRKKLPFLKDRDKKIV from the coding sequence ATGAATATCACCTTGGTCCAAGCCGATTTGGTTTGGGAAAAGCCTGCGGCCAACTTGGCCCATTTTGATGAGCTCTTGGCGCCTTTGGCCCAAGCTCAAACAGATCTCATCATTTTGCCCGAAATGTTTAACACGGGCTTCAGTATGCAGCCTCAAAAATTGGCGGAGCCTATGATGGGGCTATCTATGCAATGGATGCAACAAAAAGCAGAAGCATTTGGGGCCGTTTTGGCGGCTAGCCTAATCATTGAAGAGCAAGGAAAGTATTTTAATCGCTTTGTCTGGATGCCCCCCACTGGCGAGTATAAGATCTATGATAAAAAGCATTTGTTTAGCATGGCCCAAGAAGATATGCACTATGAGGCGGGCCAAGAAAGAATCATCATTGAGTATAAAGGCTGGCGAATTTGCCCTTTTATTTGCTATGATCTTCGCTTTCCCGCTTGGAATCGCAACTGGGAAGAAGAACAATATGATTTAGCAATCTATGTGGCCAACTGGCCCGACAAGCGCAGCGCTCATTGGCGAGCCCTATTACAGGCCCGAGCTATCGAAAATCAGGTTTATGTAGCTGCTGTAAATCGAGTAGGTTTGGATGGCACAGATTTGTACTATTCTGGATTTAGTAGTTTTATTGCTCCTGATGGCGAAATATTATTTCAATCTAAAGCTGTAGAGCAAATTAAAAGTATAGAGATTAACATAGATCAATTGTTGGATATTCGGAAAAAGTTGCCTTTTTTGAAGGATAGGGACAAGAAAATAGTATAA